TCTTCACCAATTCTGCAAGCGGATCCATCAGTCTTCGTCCGATGCTCACAGCACCACGCACGGTAACATCCTCATCCGGGAACTCATCTCTTGCAATCTTCGAAGCCGAATAGATAGAAGCGCCATCCTCGCTCACCACATAGATATCTACCGGATGAACGAAATCGATGCTATGCAGCCAGTCGCTGGTTTCGCGGCTTGCCGTACCGTTACCTACAGCCATTGCCTCCACCTGATACATCTTTACCATGCGCTGGATGGCAGCCGTAGCCTCGCTCTTCCTGTTGCGGGGAGGATGAGGATAAACGATTTCATGATGAATCAGATTGCCCTGCGCATCGAGACAGCAAGTCTTGCAACCATTGGCAAAACCCGGGTCAACCGCCATCACGCGTTTCTGTCCGAGAGGAGCCGCCAACAGAAGCTGGCGCAGGTTTTCGGCGAAGACCACAATAGCCTCCTCATCCGCCTTCTGCTTGCTGAGCGCAGCAAATTCGGTTTCAATGCTAGGCTTCAGCAGTCGCTTAAAGGCATCATCCACCGCTTCACCCACCAGCGTCTGGCACTCACCGAAACCATGTACATAGTGGCGCTTCAGTTTATCCTGACACTGCTCATCATCAGCCGAGATGCTGACACGCAAGAATCCTGCCGCCTCGCCTCTACGCATAGCCAGCAGTCGGTGCGAAGAACATTTCTTCAATGGTTCTGAGAAATCGAAATAGTCGGAGAAGCGCTGCGCCTCTTCCTCATCCTTCTTCTTGGCTACCACCTTAGAAGTGATGATGGCACCGCGTCTGAATTCGCCGCGAATCTGATTGCGGCTCTGCTCATTCTCGCTTACGGTTTCGGCGATGATGTCCTTGGCTCCCTGAAGTGCAGCCTCCACATCCTTCACCTTATCGCCCATAAACTTCCTGGCAGCCTGTTCCGGATTGCGCTCACGCTGGAAGAGGAGCAGCTGTGCCAGAGGCTCCAAGCCTGCCTCACGTGCTATCTGTGCACGGGTGCGGCGCTTAGGCTTATAAGGAAGATAGATGTCTTCCAGTTCGGTAGCATCCCAGCACTGTTCGATGCGTTTTTTCAGTTCATCCGAGAGTTTTCCCTGTTCCTCGATGGTTTTGAGGATAGTCTCCTTTCTCTTCGCCATCTCAGAGAGTTTCTCGTTAGCCTGTGCGATGGCTTCAATGTTTACCTCGTCCATATTACCGGTTTTCTCCTTGCGGTATCGCGAGATAAACGGAATGGTGCAGCCCTCTTCGAGCAGCGCCAGAGTATTTTCTACAGCCTGCTCCTTCAGATTGAGCTGGGCTGCTATCAGCTTTGCAAATTGATTCATTTATGATATTAATAAAATAAAATACAAACTGTTTGTTCATGCAAAGATAGAGAAAAAAGTTGGTTTGCCCAAATATTCCCTCATATTATTTGGCGGTTTCACTAAAAAATCGTAGCTTTGCAGCAGAAATAGCTTTAGATACATTCAGCATACCTGCTTTTTTAATTTACATCAACAACCACGTAAACTTCATCACAAAGGTAGGTTTCCTCGGTTACAGAGGTTATTCTCCTGACCATGGTGACAGCTCATCAACATTCGGACTTAACGTAGATGCGAGCAACATTTCATTTGGTGCTATCTACAAGTTCTAATCTTAGGGTGCTCATTTACTCATAAGCAATAATATCAGGGGCGCAAGCGATTCCTTTCATGGAAACAGCTTGCGCCCCATTTTTTATCTGCAAGCGAACACGCTTTTACTCTTCACTCTTCACCTTTCCTTCGGAAACCCCTGTGTTTATCGGCATTCCGAGGGGTGAAGAGTTTGCAGCGACTCTTCACCCTCTCTTCACCACTCTTCACCGATTCCAAAGACCAACAGGCGTAAATTGCAGCGCAAGACTGCTAGATGTCAAGGAGAGATGCAAGACCGCTAGGCTTCTCTAAGGAGGGTGTGTCATAAGTCTGAATAATAGTTGGCGCATAACAGTTGACCATCGCATGCACATCACCTGTTGTGCATGCGCATATCAGCTGTTATACAAGCGCACAACAGCTGTTGTGCGACCGAAGATACTGGCTGTTTCAACAACATATCCTAACTCTTTCAACAACATATCCTAACTCTTCCAACAACAAGAAGAGGGTGAATCATAAACTTATGACACACCCTCCGCCGAACCAGCGAGGGTGAAGAGTGGTGAAGAGTGGGTGAAGAGTGTCCAAGAACTCTTCACCCCTCGAAACGCCCATAAACACTGGGGATTCCGAAGGAAAGGTGAAGAGTGAAGAGTATTTCTTTATCCCTTACTTACATCATTTTTACAGGCATTTACGCTGACTGTTCCTATAAAACAGCCAACTGGCGAGCGTACGGCTAGTCAGCTGTTCTTCATTCGCCAGTACACTATTTCCGATTAACAGCCAACTTATTCCTCGGCAAAATATTCTTCCATAACTAGACAATAATCGCTACATGCTGATAAAAATCTCTGGCAATTATTAGAAATAAGGGTAAAGGAAACTTTTAGCAAAAATAAATAAGCAAAAAGTTTGGAGTTTCGAAGGAAAAAGCATATATTTGCACCTTGAAAAGTGCACATTGTGCACAAACGTGCACCTTCCAAGGTGCATATACTACAAAAACAGCATCTTAAAAGATGCATAAAAATGGTGAAATATGGATATTACACTCGTAAACTACATGAAAGAACAGCTGCGTCTAGTAAGTCTGGACTTTAAGCGCTATATGTATGACAAACTTCCTTGGCAAGCGAGGTTCGTTGGACTCATGGGACCTAGAGGAGTAGGGAAATCAACTTTGATTCTTCAACATCTTAAAGAAATGGATGCTGATACTCAGGCAAAAAGTCTCTATATATCAGCAGATCATAGCTATTTCACAACCCACACACTAATTGAGACAGCCGACCAATTTGTACGTGAAGGAGGTGAAACGCTTTATATAGATGAAGTACATAAATATGATTCATGGTCGAGGGAATTGAAGCAAATCTACGACTCCCACCCTGAACTCAAAATTTTCTTCACAGGATCTTCTATGCTTGATATTTTAGATGGAGAGGCAGATTTGAGCAGAAGAGTCGTATTATATGAGATGCAGGGTATGTCTTTTAGGGAATATCTGGAAATGTTCGAAGGAATCAAGACACCAGTCAGGTCATTAGATGATATTCTGATGGGAAATATAGAAATTAAAGAGGTGCTCCACCCTATTCCGCTCTTCAATAAATATCTGAAAGAAGGATACTATCCGTTTTCCAAGGAAGGCTTCTTCCAGCAAAGACTACAGCAGGTGATACGTCTTACGATGGAAGTAGATATTCCACAATATGCCAACATGTCGCCAGCAACAGGCAAAAAACTCCGCCGCATGTTATCTATCATAGCAGGTAATGTGCCCTATAAGCCAGAAGCGACAGGATTGGCAAACGAAATTAAAGTGAGCCGTAATGATATTCCTACCTATCTGCTATACATGGAAAAAGCGGGAATGATTGGTCAGTTACGTGACGAAACAGGCGGAATGAGAGGATTGGGAAAGACAGAGAAAGTTTATCTCGATAATCCGAATATCATATATGCACTTTCAGGCAATAATTCTAATATTGGTAATGTGAGAGAGACATTCTTCTACAACCAAACCAGAGTCAATCAGGATGTTACATCATCTAAGATTTCCGATTTTACAATAGGAAAGTATACATTTGAGATTGGGGGTGCCAAAAAGAGTCATAAGCAGGTGAAGGATGTAGAAAACGCTTATATTGTGCGTGACGATATAGAATATGCTAACGGTGACATATTACCACTATGGAGTTTTGGTCTTTTATATTGAAATTAAAATATTCCGGAATACAGTTTATACTGCAACAATAAATAAGGGGCGTGCTTAAATGAGCACGCCCACAGACGAGAGATTTTATGTATTCTTTTCACAAAGAACTCGACAAAACATTATGTATATAATTTTATTTCATGATGAAAAGTTTAGGTGTCGCAACGTTCATCTTTTTGCGAGCACCCGAAGCATCTACCTTCAAGAGATAAGGTGCTATCATATTCTTCAAACCACCAATACGGGTTTTACTTGTGAACTCCTTTGAAGAGAATGCGTAAAGCGACAGATAATCTACGTTATAAGTCCATGAACCATCATTTTCGAACTCAGCATAGGTTCCATCTTCATCATTATGGAAAGCAGCAGAGTAGGTAACGTTTTACCATTGGTATTCAAGGCAAAAGCCTCTCGTGATGCGCCATTAGCTAAGGAAATGGCAGTACCCATATCACCCTGGAAATAGAAACCCTGCTGCTGTACTGTTACATTTACAGAATCTATTCCAGACTTGATGGTAAGCAAACTGGAACGGCCACTATTAGTCTCGTTATTATCTACCGAAACCTGAACGGTAGAATCATTCAGAGCCGTAGCCTTACACCAGTCGCTGGCACTGGAGAAAGTGATAGGACCTTGCTACTTAACCACAACAACTGAGGATTCGGATCTGTCTTTTTAAACATAGTCATTCTGTTTGATTGATGGTGTAAAGATACGAAAAATATTCCAGATAACAGCATAAATCATAGATTATTTTCGTGAAATATAAATATTTAAAACAAGCCTTACTTTTTAAAGTGGGCTCAGTTATTCAAAAAAAAAAAATTATTTCTTAAGCGTAAATTCAAACTTCAAGCCGCCTTCCTGTTGATTACTCACACGGATGGTTCCGCCATGTAGGAGAACGGCATTCTTGACGATGGCAAGACCCAAACCGGTGCCACCCATCTTGCGGCTGCGTCCCTTATCTACCCGATAGAAACGCTCGAAAAGACGGGAGAGATGCTCGGCAGGAACTCCCTGACCATTATCACAGAAGATGAAATGCCACTTGTTGCCCTGCTCCTTGGCACTCAACGTTATCTTACGTCCTTCGCCGGCATAAGCTATGGCATTGTCGGTAAGATTGCGGAACACACTATAGAGCAGACTGCGGTTACCCTTCACGATAATATGCTGGTCGGGAAGAATATTCTCGAAAGTCATCTGGTGCGACTCTCTTTCCAGCGCCGTCTCATGGGCTATTTCACTCACCATCTGCGTAATGTCTACCGTCTCGAAATCTATCATATCCGAACCGTCATCCAACCGGTTCAGGGTAGAGATGTCGCGGAGCAGAGAGGTGAGACGCTCGCTCTGGGCATAACAGCGCTGCAGAAACTGCGACTTCATCTCTTCGTTGATATGCGGATTGTCGAGTATCGTTTCCAGATAACCCTGAATACTTGCTACAGGAGTCTTCAATTCGTGAGCGATATTCTGGGTAAGCTGCCGCTTCAGTACATTCTGTTCACGTCGGGTGGTCTGTATGCGCTTATACATCTTGATGATACGCTCGGCTATCTCGCCCAACTCATCGTTAGGGAACTTGGCGAGATCTTCCACCTCCAGACTCTCGTTATGGTCTGCCTTATAAGCAAAGATGCTCAGTTTGGAAACATTCTTAGCCAGACGGTCCGTAAAACGGTAGAGCACGATGGTAAGCAGAATGACGGCTACGATGGCAAACCAGATAAAATGCTGGTCGGCCTGCAGCGATTTTGCCAAATCATTATTGTAAGGTAGTGCCGTACGGATGATAAGCTTGCTTTCCGGAAAATAAGAAGCCACATAGAAATAATCATGCTTCAGGGTTTTAGACTGTCGCTCCACGCTTGAGCCTACCCTGTTTTTCAAGGCCTCTGCTATTTCCTCCCGCTTGGCATGGTTGGCAAAATGTTCATAGTCGGAACTCATGTTGTCATAAATCACCTTACCGTTAGGGCGCACCAGCGTAACACGAAGATCCTTGCTTTCATGTTCTCGGACAAAAGCCTGCAACTTCTCATGAGCCACAGTCACATCCCTATTGTGGATGCTATCCTGCAGTATAATTCCTTCATCAGGAGAGAGCGCCAGATCTTCTGCCAGCAGTTCATTATAATTTTCCAGCTTGATAGTAAGCGTACCTATTTTATATTGTTTCTCTCGTGCCTGCTGGAACACGATAAAACTGACGGCGAACACAAGGAACACCGCCAGTACACTGAAGTACAACTTTCTACCTACACTATTTAACTGAA
This Segatella copri DSM 18205 DNA region includes the following protein-coding sequences:
- a CDS encoding ATP-binding protein, encoding MDITLVNYMKEQLRLVSLDFKRYMYDKLPWQARFVGLMGPRGVGKSTLILQHLKEMDADTQAKSLYISADHSYFTTHTLIETADQFVREGGETLYIDEVHKYDSWSRELKQIYDSHPELKIFFTGSSMLDILDGEADLSRRVVLYEMQGMSFREYLEMFEGIKTPVRSLDDILMGNIEIKEVLHPIPLFNKYLKEGYYPFSKEGFFQQRLQQVIRLTMEVDIPQYANMSPATGKKLRRMLSIIAGNVPYKPEATGLANEIKVSRNDIPTYLLYMEKAGMIGQLRDETGGMRGLGKTEKVYLDNPNIIYALSGNNSNIGNVRETFFYNQTRVNQDVTSSKISDFTIGKYTFEIGGAKKSHKQVKDVENAYIVRDDIEYANGDILPLWSFGLLY
- a CDS encoding sensor histidine kinase; this encodes MFQLNSVGRKLYFSVLAVFLVFAVSFIVFQQAREKQYKIGTLTIKLENYNELLAEDLALSPDEGIILQDSIHNRDVTVAHEKLQAFVREHESKDLRVTLVRPNGKVIYDNMSSDYEHFANHAKREEIAEALKNRVGSSVERQSKTLKHDYFYVASYFPESKLIIRTALPYNNDLAKSLQADQHFIWFAIVAVILLTIVLYRFTDRLAKNVSKLSIFAYKADHNESLEVEDLAKFPNDELGEIAERIIKMYKRIQTTRREQNVLKRQLTQNIAHELKTPVASIQGYLETILDNPHINEEMKSQFLQRCYAQSERLTSLLRDISTLNRLDDGSDMIDFETVDITQMVSEIAHETALERESHQMTFENILPDQHIIVKGNRSLLYSVFRNLTDNAIAYAGEGRKITLSAKEQGNKWHFIFCDNGQGVPAEHLSRLFERFYRVDKGRSRKMGGTGLGLAIVKNAVLLHGGTIRVSNQQEGGLKFEFTLKK
- a CDS encoding Tex family protein, with amino-acid sequence MNQFAKLIAAQLNLKEQAVENTLALLEEGCTIPFISRYRKEKTGNMDEVNIEAIAQANEKLSEMAKRKETILKTIEEQGKLSDELKKRIEQCWDATELEDIYLPYKPKRRTRAQIAREAGLEPLAQLLLFQRERNPEQAARKFMGDKVKDVEAALQGAKDIIAETVSENEQSRNQIRGEFRRGAIITSKVVAKKKDEEEAQRFSDYFDFSEPLKKCSSHRLLAMRRGEAAGFLRVSISADDEQCQDKLKRHYVHGFGECQTLVGEAVDDAFKRLLKPSIETEFAALSKQKADEEAIVVFAENLRQLLLAAPLGQKRVMAVDPGFANGCKTCCLDAQGNLIHHEIVYPHPPRNRKSEATAAIQRMVKMYQVEAMAVGNGTASRETSDWLHSIDFVHPVDIYVVSEDGASIYSASKIARDEFPDEDVTVRGAVSIGRRLMDPLAELVKIDPKSIGVGQYQHDVDQTQLKKSLDTVVMSCVNSVGVNLNTASQHLLTYVSGLGPTLAKNIVEYRRENGAFASRAQLKKVPRLGPSAFEQCAGFLRIPGAKNPLDNSAVHPERYALVEQMAKDQGVTVKQLVEDKALQKKIDIRKYVSAEVGMPTLTDIMAELDKPGLDPRGEVEKFEFDASIKEIEDLQVGMVVPGIVTNITKFGAFVDIGVHNDGLVHVSQMSNRYIQDPSEVVKLHEHVMVRVAEVDLKRKRIALSMKGVK